In the Glycine max cultivar Williams 82 chromosome 19, Glycine_max_v4.0, whole genome shotgun sequence genome, ATACTCCTAATATTTaaccttttttatatattgttgaagtaaactttttaatactattaataaattaaaataaataaatatgccttttgaaaataattattgaaaatcaataattttcaacaatatgtcaattctatatatttttttgatacaTAGATAGAAAAATAGGACGAAACAAGGAAAGGAAAAGGATTTAATTCGGATGCCATTAGGCATGGGCCCATGACATGAGTAGTCTAAGTAAATCATCATAGACAAGATTTCCCAGTTCAACACCACTCTAGAGAATTGAGTCCAAGATTAGATAGATGACCCGAACATTGGTTGCCTTCACGCAAATATGGTAATTTTAGATTAGAtcacaatgtatttttttatagtattaatatatatatatatatatatatatatatatatatatatatatatattaattctaaagaaataagaatttaattaaaaatgtgttggcaaacagtttttatatattatcatttaaattggtatatgtgataaatttgttaacattgattgtaaatattatataaattatcttaagggtgatttttaattattttatagcgtaaattttttatactaataatgtcaattaaactaaatagtaatatctattaaatttaattagaagtAAATGTATTTCCCCTATCATTTAATCATACATTACCATATGTGGTATAATTATTAACTCTTATAAATTACTTTAACACATAAAAAATTCTAAGTATTTAAACAGTATTAAATTTAAACTCTAATTTATTACACAACTATATTTTGcctaaaaaaaactacatgCCATGATGTTAACTTAAAATAACTATAATGAATGTAAATTGTGATACCGAAGAGTTTATCAATATTGGATCATGTTCTTCTGTGgcaattatttcttaaaaaactttttatagaAGAGGACCATAATGTTATGTAAATATCACCGTGGATTTGGAGCATACATCATTATCCATAAAGGTTCCTTATCATAAACATGATGCTAATTTCTTGCACACTTAAATATTGTAGTATGTATTTTTAGACGATAGGGTTTTGTGAATGAGTGTCGGTTTATGCGTCATGGCTTGGAAGTGGAAGAGTTGGCGTTTTAAACACAAATCAAAGAAAGAAGAGGTGATACGACAAGTGCCAAGATCTTTGTCGTTTTGATCCCAACGTGTCGTCTGGCACCGCGCCTCTCATTTCCCATAGATTATAGTCTTTGTTCTTTCACCCTTTTATTTTGCTTAATTATTAAATCTCTCGTTATTAACCTAAAAAGGAGGAAGAAAAACAAGGAAAACACCCCAAAAATCAGGAATAATTTACTCCTATCCTAACATTAAGGGGAATAATTGGGTGGTGGAAGGACCATGGATATGATGTGTGGGACACCCCCTTTTCAATTCCAATCTAAAAAAGTTCTCTCAAAATAATACTCACTTGCTTTACATTTTAAGCGAttcgaaattcaatttgaatttcataataTATCATCCCTTATTAAtcactaagataaaaaaaaactctaactctaattgtattaaaaaattatttttactaaatttaattaagatacaatattagtattttttttagatataagtatctttcattaaaaataattacttaaattgGATATAGTCATTAtgagtgataattttttttataaatatttaatacaattgtATACCAATAAATTAGAGCATCTCAAAACCgttaattcaataattttattatactatTCAATTACATATTATcatgcagtaaaaaaatttacccattatcatatataataaatttaataattataataattactcaTATATAAACTGATCTATGATTGGTTGAGAGTGTTTATACTAGTAACGGAAGAAAATTAACTggcacttttatttatttattacaaaagcAATACAATTGTGCCTAGACTTTTTTGTATGGTACTATTGTTAGCGAGTGACTAATTGTGAGCGCATTGATCGGTTAAGAGTGAGTGTGTTAATAGCTCTTGAAGAAGCATAACATTCATTTTTGGGTGGTTGGTTCCCTTGAAAATGTCAACAGATAGCTTTCTATAAATGACCCTTCCTCTAATTTAGTACAAAACATCATTAGCAATAGCATCATCAACAAAACTCCACTCAATTCTATTCCACAAGCTTTCAACCAACTTCATCAAATCATCATCACCAATGCTGAGAGGGATGAcccatatatataacaattaaaattttaagaccCCATTTTTGATAGTCCACAAAACAAAAGCCGTGTGTTCTGTCTGTCTGTCCCATTCACAACATACCAACAACAAGTTTCAATGAGCACACATGGTTCTTACAGCATGAGATCCAAGGCCTCCTTTGAAAATGAAGCTAAGGCCACAGGGAAAGAAAGTGGGGTAAGTACTAAATAaacaaaagcataaaacaaaacacaaaagaaataaaaagaaaaagatatcatttttttattattgttattttgaatattGAGAATTTATGTAATGATGAGAGGTTGTGATAAAAATGGAAATCCAGGGAGGAGGAGGAGGTAGTGGTGGAGGTGGCAAGAGTGGGAAGACAATGTCCCCCAACAGCAAGGAGAATCTGTTTATAGTTTTTCTGGTGACACTTTGGTACTCTTCAAACATTGGTGTGATCCTTCTGAACAAGTACCTGCTTTCAAACTATGGATTCAAGTTCCCAATCTTCCTCACAATGTGCCACATGTCAGCTTGTGCTGTTCTCAGCTATATCTCCATTGTGTTCTTCAAGGTGGTGCCTCAGCAGATGATCAAATCAAGGTCCCAGTTCATCAAGATTGCAACTTTGAGCCTTGTCTTCTGTGCCTCTGTGGTTGGTGGCAACATCTCCCTCAAGTACCTGGCTGTGTCCTTCAACCAAGCGGTGGGGGCAACCACACCCTTCTTCACTGCTGTCTTTGCCTATTTGGCCACCCTCAAAAGAGAGGCTTGGGTTACCTATGGTGCCCTTATTCCTGTTGTTGCTGGAGTTGTCATTGCAAGTGGGGTATGTCTTGTTCTCTTTAATTTAATCTCactgctttcttttgatttgttgtATTTGAATGTTGTGAATGATCATGGATGTGTTTCTTTTTGAGATTGGGATAGGGGGGCTCTTGATTGATTCATATTGGTGTTTGAAGGGTGTTTGTGTGACTATAGAGACATGTCAATGCTGCATCATGTTCCTTGTGCCACTCCAGATCTGGAGTGGTGTTGGACAGATTAGGTGATGGTGGTTTGTGTGATTTAGTTGATCTTGATTGTTTGAAAGGTATAAGGAATCTGTTTTTCATGAAGTGAAACCTGCTTGGAAGTTAATGAGATCTCAACTTTTCAAGAACTGCAAATCTATGACAATCACTGGGAAAATGATGCTTCTTGGCATTATTCTTTgttgtcttcttctttttggATCTGCACTGTTCTAGTTTATTAGCTTTTATATCAGATAGCCaggtttttgggattttttaaaaaaataatcaactaGCATTGAAGTtacttaattatcattttattttatctaatcatgttatatatatgattatgatGCCTCCCCTAAAGCTTTTCATGAATTAGGCTTTTTGTAGTTATCTACTTATTAAATGCCATGGCATTCTGTGTATTGCACACCACAATATAATTTGTTATACGACTGGCAAGTGGCAACATCATAGCAGTTCCTTTCGACTGGCATCatgcatattttcctttttgttttcccGGCTTATTCATTTTGATTCTGTAGAGCTTCATATTTTTCTTGGTGATTGCAGGGCGAGCCAGGGTTTCACTTATTTGGATTCATTATGTGCCTAAGTGCAACTGCCGCAAGAGCCTTCAAGTCTGTCCTTCAGAGCATTTTACTTTCTTCTGAagggtaaaaatattttacactgtGTCTACGATTTCTAATTTCCTCTTTTTCATCTAACTTCAAAAGCTAACTGGCTAAAAATTATAGTAGTATCAAAGATTGCTGAAATCTGCTATCAATATGCTTCCCTTCAGCTTATTTATTTGAAACAAGAAATTGTGCATCAATAGGGAACTAGCTGTctaaacttatttttcctgGAAAACAACCATTGAAGGATGTTTCAGGAAGTTGTTAACTGTACTGTGTGTCGAAGATATGATGTCATGACTCATAAGACAtacaatagtatttttttttaataaaaaagctGGAAAGTGATATGCTGTTATATGTAAAAACATACTTCAATTGTGATTTTGCTGTAATTGATCTGTAGCCAAGGTTGTGGAGTGACTAAGAACCAAAGTCACATTTGTTGAAAATATTAAGTTATTGTGCATTGTGGATTCAAGAAcacatgttttaaaattttattatattgctTTATTGGACAATGTTTATCCTTTCAGCTCTTTATAGGTATTATTGGTTTGTAATTGAAAATTGTGTCACTAATATTGCTTGCTTTTAAC is a window encoding:
- the LOC100782949 gene encoding UDP-URONIC ACID TRANSPORTER 1, whose translation is MSTHGSYSMRSKASFENEAKATGKESGGGGGGSGGGGKSGKTMSPNSKENLFIVFLVTLWYSSNIGVILLNKYLLSNYGFKFPIFLTMCHMSACAVLSYISIVFFKVVPQQMIKSRSQFIKIATLSLVFCASVVGGNISLKYLAVSFNQAVGATTPFFTAVFAYLATLKREAWVTYGALIPVVAGVVIASGGEPGFHLFGFIMCLSATAARAFKSVLQSILLSSEGEKLNSMNLLLYMSPIAVLVLLPAALIMEPNVVDVTLTLAKDHKSMWLLLFLNSVIAYAANLTNFLVTKHTSALTLQVLGNAKGAVAVVISILLFRNPVTVLGMGGYTITVMGVAAYGETKRRFR